The genome window AAATCCCACGGAGAAACGCAAAACCTTCACGCCGCAAAGTCGGGCTACCCAATAGTGTCCCAGCTCATGAAAAATGATCAGGGAGCCAAGCGCGACGGCAAAGGCCAGCAGGGTGAAAAGCATCGGGATAGGAAGAATCTAGGAAAATCAGCAGCAATAGCGGCCGGCCAATCAGGCCAGCCCTAGGTTACCTGCAAAGATGCGGGCTTCCGCGTCAAGCGCAAGCACATCGTCAAGACTGTTGAGCGTAACAGAAGCTTGCCGCCCCTGCCACTCCAGGGATGCCTCAATGACGCGCGGAATCCAGGTATACGCCAGACGGCCGCTCAAAAACGCATCGACGGCAACTTCATTGGCTGCATTCAAGGCCACGCAGGCGCTCTGCCCTGCCCGCAACGCTGCAAAAGACAGGTCCAGACAGGGGAAGCGCGCCAGATCGGGCTTTTCAAAGTCCAGCCGCCCCACACGCGTCAGATCCAGCAGCCCCACGCCGCTTTGCAGGCGGTCTGGAAAACCCAGTCCGTAGGCAATCGGTGTGCGCATATCGGGCTGCCCCAACTGCGCCAGCACCGATCCATCGTCATATTCCACCATCGAATGCACCACGCTTTGCGGATGCACCACCACTTCGATGCGATCAGCTGGCATGGCAAACAACCAATGCGCCTCGATGACTTCCAAGCCCTTGTTGAGCATGGTGGCGGAATCGACGGAAATCTTGCGGCCCATGCTCCAGTTTGGATGGGCGCAAGCCTGCGCAGGCGTCACGTCTTGCAGGTCTTTCAGGTCCCGGCCACGGAACGGACCGCCGGATGCTGTCAGAAGCAGACGGCGTACCCCTGGCGCGGGCGCCTCGGGCGCCCCGGCCTTGCCCCCGTGCGGCATGCACTGGAAAATGGCGTTATGTTCGCTATCAATTGGAAGAAGTTCAGCGCCGTTGTCGCGAATTGCCTGCATGAAAAGGGAGCCAGCCGCGACCAAGGCTTCCTTATTTGCCAACAACACGCGCTTACCGCTGCGGGCTGCTGCCAGCGCGGCGGGCAAGCCCGCAGCCCCCACAATTGCCGCCATAACAGAGTCACACTGCGGGTCTGCTGCGGTATCGGCCAGCGCCTGCGCGCCGACGCGGATCTCCGGCATAGGCTGGGCGCCCGTCCAGGCGGCAATGAATTTCTTGCGGGCGGCCGCATCAGGCACCACCACGACAGCCGCTCGGCAGGCCAGGGCCTGCTCGGCCAAACGCTCCATCCGGCTATACGCGGACAGCCCGTATACGGCCAACCGTTCAGGGTGTCGCGCAATCACATCCAGAGTGCTTTCACCGACCGAACCGGTCGACCCCAGCACGACGACGCGTTGAAAAGCCCTCAAAACAGCACTCCAGACAAAAGTAGCGCAAACGGCGCAACCGGAAGGATTGCGTCGATGCGGTCATAAACGCCGCCATGACCGGGCAGCAGCGTGCTGGAGTCCTTGCGCCCCGCCCTGCGCTTGAGCAGCGACTCGAACAGATCTCCAACAATGGACAACACGCCCAGCAACGCCGCGATAGGCAAGGCTAGCCAAAACGTCCAGCGCTCCACCAGCGCATGGCCAAACGAGCCCGCCCACAAACTGGACAGGCCGATCCACACCACGGCGCCCAGAACGCCGGCAATCGCACCTTCAATCGTCTTTCCAGGGCTGACCCTCGGGGCCAGTTTACGCTTGCCGAATGCGCGACCGGCAAAGTACGCGGCAATATCTGCCACCCAGACCAGCGCCAGCAGCGACACTACGAACCCTGCCCCACGCGCCATGAACATCTGCGCCAATACAGCCCAGGCCGCAAACGCTGCGGGCACGGAGAAGAGCGACCAGCCCAGACTGGCTGGCGCCGCGCTGGAATTCCCGCGGACCACGGCAGTCACGCCGCCAAACAGCCACACGGCGGCAACGGCAGGCACAACGTAATACAGCACCCAGGCGGGATCGGCCACAACCGTGCCATCACCCGTCAGCCAGGCGGACGTCAGCGCCAGCATCCCGCCAAACAACAGCGCGGCGATACCAACGGAAATTAGGGGGGAAGGCGGTTGCGGCAATGTCAGGCGGAGCCACTCCCAGTTGGCGCAAGCGGCGGCCAGCGCCAGCAGGGCAACAAACCACCAGGGGTTGGCGCTGATCATGGCTGCGGCCAGAATGGCCAACAGAATGACGGCGGTAACGATACGCTGGCCCAACATATGACGGTCTCCTCGGGTGCTGCTATGGGAAAGACGCGCTTGTCGCCGTCTACTTACTTCGCACCGATTTCATT of Achromobacter seleniivolatilans contains these proteins:
- a CDS encoding phosphatidate cytidylyltransferase, translating into MLGQRIVTAVILLAILAAAMISANPWWFVALLALAAACANWEWLRLTLPQPPSPLISVGIAALLFGGMLALTSAWLTGDGTVVADPAWVLYYVVPAVAAVWLFGGVTAVVRGNSSAAPASLGWSLFSVPAAFAAWAVLAQMFMARGAGFVVSLLALVWVADIAAYFAGRAFGKRKLAPRVSPGKTIEGAIAGVLGAVVWIGLSSLWAGSFGHALVERWTFWLALPIAALLGVLSIVGDLFESLLKRRAGRKDSSTLLPGHGGVYDRIDAILPVAPFALLLSGVLF
- a CDS encoding 1-deoxy-D-xylulose-5-phosphate reductoisomerase produces the protein MRAFQRVVVLGSTGSVGESTLDVIARHPERLAVYGLSAYSRMERLAEQALACRAAVVVVPDAAARKKFIAAWTGAQPMPEIRVGAQALADTAADPQCDSVMAAIVGAAGLPAALAAARSGKRVLLANKEALVAAGSLFMQAIRDNGAELLPIDSEHNAIFQCMPHGGKAGAPEAPAPGVRRLLLTASGGPFRGRDLKDLQDVTPAQACAHPNWSMGRKISVDSATMLNKGLEVIEAHWLFAMPADRIEVVVHPQSVVHSMVEYDDGSVLAQLGQPDMRTPIAYGLGFPDRLQSGVGLLDLTRVGRLDFEKPDLARFPCLDLSFAALRAGQSACVALNAANEVAVDAFLSGRLAYTWIPRVIEASLEWQGRQASVTLNSLDDVLALDAEARIFAGNLGLA